A section of the Bradyrhizobium oligotrophicum S58 genome encodes:
- a CDS encoding AfsR/SARP family transcriptional regulator has translation MTKNSCVNLALFATQQKLLFADFFKLYQTAAKPCRIFVIAADANAVARVEKLVKRIKNVGFAEGKSFAEMALLQVPISFRDVASRIERWISPTRKQGPALLVVDMSWGLETNSATANFEGWPALAEALTQQSEVSIASLYNRRVLIDEQLLVALRGHPQILTSKGPVDNPHWLPSRLQTRGALREQVDFWLGAIAPELRIGTSAAALHAAEGADPMWLLRRSAEEPSTIHLDSRDRWKIRCFGRLRIYRNDGSQVNWDPPGGATRKTKTLFAYLLQKGGHGAATDELADLLWPDAKDIEAARNRLYHTVRYLRLALGQPNERDETRNYVRREGSRYVLVPPERSWLDISTFEQLCRQSQGHIKAGSSDEALICLQAADRLYTGDLFEDIPVEYADDGERDWCWSKRYWLRDMFFKVQRDAARIYLERNDYSAALAHCQKALAIDPLCEMAHAEAMQVFKAQGRREAIDRQFKLYLDSLKHFDNRPKSASLQELHRKLTA, from the coding sequence ATGACCAAGAATAGTTGTGTCAACCTCGCGCTGTTCGCGACGCAGCAAAAGCTTCTTTTTGCGGACTTCTTCAAGCTTTACCAGACTGCTGCAAAACCCTGCCGGATCTTTGTGATCGCGGCGGATGCCAACGCAGTCGCGCGGGTCGAGAAGCTCGTAAAGCGCATCAAGAACGTCGGATTCGCCGAGGGCAAGAGCTTTGCCGAGATGGCGCTGCTGCAGGTGCCGATCTCGTTTCGAGATGTCGCGAGCCGAATCGAGAGGTGGATCTCGCCAACCCGCAAACAAGGCCCTGCCCTGCTCGTCGTCGACATGAGCTGGGGCCTCGAGACCAACTCGGCGACGGCCAATTTCGAGGGCTGGCCTGCACTTGCGGAAGCGCTCACCCAGCAGTCCGAGGTCTCGATTGCCTCTCTGTATAACCGCCGGGTGCTGATCGACGAGCAGTTGCTCGTCGCGCTACGCGGCCATCCGCAGATTCTCACCAGCAAGGGACCGGTGGACAATCCGCATTGGCTACCGTCGCGGCTGCAGACGCGCGGCGCGCTGCGCGAGCAGGTCGATTTCTGGCTCGGCGCCATCGCGCCGGAGCTACGGATCGGGACATCGGCCGCCGCGCTGCACGCAGCCGAAGGCGCCGACCCCATGTGGCTGTTGCGCCGCTCGGCGGAAGAGCCCAGTACGATTCATCTCGACAGCCGCGACCGCTGGAAGATCCGCTGCTTCGGACGCTTGCGGATCTACCGCAACGACGGCAGCCAGGTGAACTGGGACCCGCCCGGCGGAGCGACCCGCAAGACCAAGACCCTGTTCGCCTATCTGCTGCAGAAGGGCGGCCATGGCGCAGCCACCGACGAGCTTGCGGATCTGCTCTGGCCCGACGCCAAGGACATCGAGGCCGCGCGCAACCGCCTCTATCACACCGTGCGCTATTTGCGGCTGGCGCTCGGCCAGCCCAACGAACGCGACGAGACGCGCAACTATGTTCGACGCGAGGGATCGCGCTACGTGCTGGTGCCGCCGGAGCGCAGCTGGCTCGACATCTCGACCTTCGAACAGCTCTGCCGTCAGTCCCAGGGTCACATCAAGGCCGGCTCCAGCGACGAGGCGCTGATCTGCCTGCAGGCGGCGGACCGCCTCTACACCGGGGACCTGTTCGAGGACATTCCGGTCGAGTACGCCGACGATGGCGAGCGCGACTGGTGCTGGAGCAAGCGCTACTGGCTGCGCGACATGTTCTTCAAGGTGCAACGCGACGCGGCGCGGATCTATCTCGAACGCAACGATTACTCGGCCGCACTCGCGCATTGCCAGAAGGCGCTGGCGATCGATCCCTTGTGCGAGATGGCGCATGCCGAGGCGATGCAGGTGTTCAAGGCGCAAGGACGACGCGAGGCGATCGACCGTCAGTTCAAGCTCTACCTCGACTCGCTCAAGCATTTCGACAACCGGCCAAAGAGCGCTTCGCTTCAGGAGCTGCATCGCAAGCTCACGGCGTGA
- a CDS encoding helix-turn-helix domain-containing protein produces MEEGITKACLVPGELPDSEHRLLWRQSIAPYFDAEPVERPVAGRKLPDIHQYHLGLAVLADSSFPAQRFKRDRRWMARFEGCDHVLFQLMLQGHNRVVNGNAEFTQQPRNVYAVNLAHQLDAQSVDGRAITLVLPRALLREHLPYLSDARGAFLPEGSTAARIFVDYLVSLYRNLATARADEADSLIRTTMGLMDSLAMSGDIESSAAKDASFAAICRYIEEHLGDFDLGTDRICRRFRCSRSTVYRLFKPQGGLWHHIQRRRLIRCLLTITHPKMRHRRIFDIAVDFGFESASQFSRLFHDHFGLTPSQAREAGLARQPGPIMPPLVGSNAVSTADLMARWATSLTRPLRSGA; encoded by the coding sequence ATGGAAGAAGGGATTACCAAGGCGTGTCTGGTCCCGGGGGAACTGCCCGACAGCGAGCATCGCCTGCTGTGGCGTCAAAGCATCGCGCCATACTTTGATGCCGAGCCGGTCGAAAGGCCTGTCGCAGGCCGCAAGCTGCCCGACATCCACCAGTACCATCTGGGCCTTGCGGTTCTGGCCGATTCGAGCTTTCCGGCGCAGCGCTTCAAGCGCGACCGCCGGTGGATGGCCCGGTTCGAGGGCTGCGACCATGTCCTGTTTCAGCTCATGCTTCAGGGCCACAACAGGGTGGTGAACGGCAACGCCGAGTTCACGCAACAGCCACGCAACGTATACGCGGTCAACCTGGCCCATCAGCTCGATGCGCAATCCGTCGACGGCCGTGCGATTACGCTGGTGCTCCCGCGCGCCCTGCTGCGCGAGCATCTTCCTTATCTGAGCGATGCCCGCGGCGCCTTTCTGCCCGAGGGGTCCACCGCCGCCCGCATCTTTGTCGACTACCTCGTTTCGCTCTACCGCAATCTGGCGACAGCAAGGGCCGACGAGGCGGACAGCCTCATTCGCACGACGATGGGATTGATGGACTCGCTGGCGATGTCCGGCGACATCGAGTCGTCGGCTGCGAAAGATGCGTCCTTCGCGGCGATCTGTCGATACATCGAGGAGCATCTCGGCGATTTCGATCTGGGAACGGACCGGATCTGCAGGCGCTTTCGCTGCTCGCGGTCGACGGTCTATCGGCTCTTCAAACCTCAGGGAGGGCTGTGGCACCATATCCAGCGTCGCCGGCTGATCCGCTGCCTGCTGACGATCACGCACCCGAAGATGCGCCATCGCCGCATCTTCGACATCGCCGTCGATTTCGGCTTCGAATCCGCCAGTCAGTTCAGCCGCTTATTCCACGATCATTTCGGCCTGACACCGAGCCAGGCCCGCGAGGCGGGCTTGGCCCGTCAGCCTGGTCCAATCATGCCGCCGCTCGTGGGGTCGAACGCGGTCAGCACCGCCGATCTCATGGCGCGGTGGGCGACCTCCCTGACCCGGCCATTGCGTAGCGGAGCCTGA
- a CDS encoding RNA ligase RtcB family protein has translation MGNSHRVGGRAPVHGYYSSSSWIEGAAVRQLEAVAAISGVRAVAGMPDLHPGKFGPVGCAILADHIHPAFVGSDAGCGMALFALDIAARRIRIDKAADRLRDVAKPGDCDLASELATRGLATSDFDAALGTIGGGNHFCELQAVEEVFDPSWGLDRDRAHLLVHSGSRGLGHQLLERQAADGLRPLTPDSEAGQAYLAAHDHALRWASLNRRIIARRAATALRCEADPVCECSHNCVEHRADGVLHRKGAAPADQGLVVVPGSRGALSYLVAPLATAPQEALSSIAHGAGRKFDRGSMMGRVGATKSDRERLARNPFGGRVICEDRALLVEEAPEAYKPIGGVIADLEAFGLARVVASFRPLVTVKKIAVARPRKEDRR, from the coding sequence ATGGGCAATTCCCATCGCGTGGGCGGCCGTGCGCCGGTCCACGGCTATTACTCGTCCAGCTCCTGGATCGAGGGCGCCGCCGTGCGCCAGCTCGAAGCGGTTGCTGCTATCTCCGGCGTGCGTGCCGTCGCCGGCATGCCGGACCTCCATCCCGGAAAGTTCGGCCCGGTCGGCTGCGCCATTCTCGCCGACCACATTCACCCGGCCTTCGTCGGCTCCGATGCCGGCTGCGGCATGGCGCTGTTCGCGCTCGACATCGCCGCGCGCCGTATTCGGATCGACAAGGCGGCCGACCGGCTGCGCGACGTCGCCAAGCCCGGTGATTGCGACCTCGCAAGCGAGCTCGCAACGCGCGGACTTGCTACGTCGGACTTCGATGCCGCGCTCGGCACGATCGGCGGCGGCAATCATTTCTGCGAGTTGCAGGCGGTCGAGGAGGTGTTCGATCCGTCCTGGGGCCTCGATCGCGACCGCGCGCATCTGCTGGTGCATTCGGGCTCGCGCGGCCTCGGCCATCAGCTGCTCGAACGGCAGGCCGCGGACGGCTTGCGGCCGCTCACGCCCGACAGCGAGGCCGGACAGGCCTATCTGGCGGCGCACGACCACGCGCTGCGCTGGGCCTCGCTGAACCGGCGGATCATCGCACGGCGCGCCGCGACGGCGTTGCGCTGCGAGGCCGACCCCGTCTGCGAATGCTCGCACAATTGCGTCGAGCATCGCGCCGACGGCGTGCTGCATCGGAAGGGCGCGGCACCAGCCGACCAGGGTCTCGTCGTCGTGCCGGGCTCGCGCGGCGCGCTGTCCTATCTGGTCGCGCCGCTGGCCACGGCGCCACAGGAGGCGCTCTCTTCCATCGCGCATGGTGCCGGCCGCAAGTTCGATCGGGGCTCGATGATGGGCCGCGTCGGCGCCACCAAATCGGATCGCGAGCGGCTGGCGCGCAATCCGTTCGGCGGCCGGGTGATCTGCGAGGATCGCGCGCTGCTGGTCGAGGAGGCGCCCGAGGCCTACAAGCCGATCGGCGGCGTCATCGCCGACCTCGAAGCGTTCGGGCTGGCGCGCGTCGTCGCCAGCTTCCGCCCGCTGGTGACGGTGAAGAAGATCGCCGTTGCACGGCCGCGCAAGGAGGACCGGCGATGA
- the prfH gene encoding peptide chain release factor H, with amino-acid sequence MRRLLLTAGRGPAECRLAVKHALQRIADEAELADCDCAIARGGADRHGPASAIVVLDGPAADDIARRWTQGSLLWACRSPLRPHHQRKNWFIGVVDLPLSAQTATLAATDVRFESFRAGGPGGQHQNKTESAVRAVHVPSGLTAIARDGRSQHRNKALALARLAALLDGRARLAEAHHISLIQAAHDRVERGAAGLRFEGPAFRPIG; translated from the coding sequence ATGAGACGCCTGCTCCTCACGGCGGGACGCGGGCCCGCCGAATGCCGGCTTGCGGTCAAGCATGCGCTTCAGCGGATCGCTGACGAGGCCGAGCTTGCCGATTGCGATTGCGCGATCGCGCGTGGCGGCGCTGACCGTCACGGGCCGGCCAGCGCCATCGTCGTGCTCGACGGGCCGGCGGCGGACGATATCGCGCGGCGCTGGACGCAGGGCTCACTGCTGTGGGCGTGCCGCAGCCCGTTGCGACCGCATCACCAGCGCAAGAACTGGTTCATCGGCGTCGTCGACCTGCCGCTGTCTGCGCAGACGGCGACCCTGGCCGCGACCGACGTCCGGTTCGAGAGCTTTCGCGCCGGCGGCCCCGGCGGCCAGCACCAGAACAAGACCGAGAGCGCGGTGCGCGCCGTGCACGTGCCGAGCGGGCTGACGGCGATCGCACGCGACGGCCGCTCCCAGCATCGCAACAAGGCGCTGGCGCTCGCGCGCCTCGCAGCCTTGTTGGATGGTCGCGCGCGCCTTGCTGAAGCCCACCATATCAGCCTGATCCAAGCCGCGCATGATCGCGTCGAACGCGGCGCAGCCGGCCTGCGCTTCGAGGGTCCGGCTTTCAGGCCGATCGGATGA
- a CDS encoding WG repeat-containing protein yields MTGMRNRHMVHGCSAAQRNAPLATRALAVLLTFAAALGAGAFPAVAADRPDHGEVTSHDCWEPSSTVKGCAVAGDDGQFRVTPSFRASLQFDRNGLAVVLVLGRSKGEAGRWFYVKRDGAMAAVMAYDNGAEEFTDGRARSPVGAKIGYIDRSLRLVIPPTYDGAYPFEKGVAVVCLGCSLVSEGGHSWYEGGTWGCIDPDGKPVVAFRPRAQQQTFAEICRAS; encoded by the coding sequence ATGACCGGCATGAGGAATCGTCACATGGTGCATGGCTGTTCCGCCGCGCAGCGCAACGCGCCGCTGGCGACGCGGGCCTTGGCTGTCCTCCTGACATTCGCAGCCGCGTTGGGGGCCGGCGCGTTTCCGGCAGTCGCAGCGGACCGCCCGGATCATGGCGAGGTGACGTCCCATGATTGCTGGGAGCCGAGCTCGACCGTCAAGGGTTGCGCGGTGGCGGGGGATGATGGGCAGTTCCGCGTGACTCCGTCCTTCAGAGCGAGCCTGCAATTTGATCGCAATGGACTGGCCGTTGTCCTTGTGCTCGGGAGGTCGAAAGGCGAAGCAGGCCGCTGGTTCTACGTGAAACGCGATGGCGCGATGGCCGCAGTCATGGCCTACGACAACGGCGCAGAAGAGTTTACCGATGGTCGTGCTCGTTCGCCGGTGGGAGCGAAGATCGGATACATCGATCGATCGTTGAGGCTCGTGATCCCGCCGACCTATGATGGCGCCTATCCGTTCGAGAAGGGCGTCGCCGTCGTTTGTCTCGGTTGTTCGCTCGTCTCGGAAGGTGGGCATAGCTGGTACGAAGGCGGGACCTGGGGATGCATCGACCCTGACGGGAAACCCGTTGTTGCTTTCAGGCCGCGCGCGCAGCAGCAGACTTTTGCCGAGATCTGCCGGGCGTCCTGA